The Sorangiineae bacterium MSr11954 DNA segment GCGTCTTCCTGGCGGCCGGCTTGGACGCGGGCGGCGATCGCATCGCCAACGGGTGCGCCAAAGCGCTGGTGAACCAAGGGGCGGTGCCGGTCGAAATCCGCATGCGGCGCTTCATCAAACCGCCGTTCTGCGGCGATGGGGTCATCCAGCCCAGCGAGCAATGCGAGAAGTCGGACCCCATCTGCGACGGCGCATGCCACACCGGCGAGGTGTACCTCTCCGGCGGGCATCTCCCCGGCGGCACCGCCAACGGCAAGGCGGGCGACAAGAAGAACCCCGTGCTCCTCTGGCCCCAAGGAAGCGGCGATGCGGGGCGCCTGGTCGCCTTCTTCGGCGATCGAACCCCGGGCCCCACCGAGATCACCCTGCGCGTGCTCTCCGACGGGTTTGGCCGTCACGCCGCGGGCGGCGCCGAAATGGCCGACTATTCGTTCTTCCTCCCCAACGATCCCGCGGCGAGCTTCCCGCCGGCCGCCGAGCCGCAAAACCAGTTCGCGCCGTCGGCCGCGTTCGCAGCGGGAAAGTACTTCGTCGTGTACCAGGACGAAGGCGGGGGCAACCCCGAGATCCGCCTTCGCTCGATGACGTCGTCGTTCGTGGCCGAGCAAGGCCCGCAGTCGCCCATCGGCATCAACGGCGAGGGCGGCATCGGCGAAGAGGGCGCGCAGACGCACCCCGTGATGGCCCTGGGGGCGAACGGGCACTTTCTCGTGGCCTGGGAGGACTCGCGCAGCGGTACCGTCCGCGGGCGCACCTACCATCCGACCAGCGGCGCGCGCGGCAAGCAATACGACGATTGGACCGCGGGGTCCGCGCGCGGCGTCTCGGTGGCCGCGGTGGGCGGGAGCTCCGGCGCGGCCTGGGTGATCGCGTGGGAGAGCGCCGGCACCGTCAAAATACGGCTCATCGGCCATGACGGCGCCCCCTTGGGGCCGGAGCGCACGGTGCCCGATGGCTCGCACGGCGGCGCGCAGACGCACCCGGCGGTGGCGGGGCTCGCCGATGGGCGATTTGCGGTCGTGTGGAACGATCGCGGGCGCACGAACGGCGACGTCTTCGTGCAGCGCTACACCCTGGGCGCGCAAGGGGCCGAGCCCGTGGCGGGCGATCAAGCGGAGCCCCTCAACGACCGGGTGAGCGAGGGCGAGCAGCTCGAGCCGACCTTGGGGGCCTCGTCGGCCGCGGGCGGCTCGTACGTGGCGGCTTGGATCGATACGAGCAGCGGGCAGGTGCGTGCGCGCTTTCTCGGGGGATCGGGCGGGTTTCTCTTCAACCACGTCGATGGGCAAGAGACGGAGTTTCAAGCGAGCATCGTGTCGGGCCGTGCGCGCGCCAACCCGACGGTCGCCTCGGGCGGCTCCGGGCCGTATGTGGCCATTGGCTGGGAGGATACGACCAACGATGGCAAGGCCGGGGTTTATGGCCGGCGATTTCCGGTTGGGGAGTGAG contains these protein-coding regions:
- a CDS encoding DUF4215 domain-containing protein: MNESRVRDVGGRRLRAAGLRGVYLAGAALVVAAGGAGTGCSSGEDPGPRAKVGPSIVFPRGAFENVRKLTLTVYETSDGVDCGADGNASGPATRPIATQDLGTRGCAQGAKFCGELTLGQSSSARVFLAAGLDAGGDRIANGCAKALVNQGAVPVEIRMRRFIKPPFCGDGVIQPSEQCEKSDPICDGACHTGEVYLSGGHLPGGTANGKAGDKKNPVLLWPQGSGDAGRLVAFFGDRTPGPTEITLRVLSDGFGRHAAGGAEMADYSFFLPNDPAASFPPAAEPQNQFAPSAAFAAGKYFVVYQDEGGGNPEIRLRSMTSSFVAEQGPQSPIGINGEGGIGEEGAQTHPVMALGANGHFLVAWEDSRSGTVRGRTYHPTSGARGKQYDDWTAGSARGVSVAAVGGSSGAAWVIAWESAGTVKIRLIGHDGAPLGPERTVPDGSHGGAQTHPAVAGLADGRFAVVWNDRGRTNGDVFVQRYTLGAQGAEPVAGDQAEPLNDRVSEGEQLEPTLGASSAAGGSYVAAWIDTSSGQVRARFLGGSGGFLFNHVDGQETEFQASIVSGRARANPTVASGGSGPYVAIGWEDTTNDGKAGVYGRRFPVGE